A region of the Vigna unguiculata cultivar IT97K-499-35 chromosome 9, ASM411807v1, whole genome shotgun sequence genome:
CTgaaatcaaaatatatgcattaatattactaataatgatattttgtgaataaataaaattaattaatttaaattttattattatgtaaaataatttattttattatactattattttaaaatatattttgatgtatttaaaagttatagtaatttttttaatttaaaattcagtataattttaatttaaacatataatttttttttatttcctcaatcatatcaattaaaaaaaattcagccACTTTCTCTCTATTCAAATGAcctttatattaaattattcaaaaaaatattttataagttattttcTAAACATGTAAGTAtgcaagtaaatttttttacattaataaaatttattaaaaaaaatccacccactttcattCTATTTAAATAACTCACTTTTTATAGTTGTTTTTTCTGACGTCCAACCTTCTTTTAATCTAAACAAAGCCTGAAAATCTCTATAACTATTATGAATCAAAATAACTTTTATGCAAAATTACTATTAACAAACCCACCACAGTGACTACAGATaatgagaaaagaagaaagtaaaTACTGACCATGTTAATAAAACTTCTTCTTGCACCTCCGGTACATTTCAACATGCATTCCGTAGAGTTGTGAAATGACCAATatgtctttttcttcttcctccatcttcttcctcttccaccATTTTCTTcgtttcctttctttcttcccTCTTTCTTAGtattcacattaaaaaatacattttgaattaCGTAACAATATCTCATTTTTGGCAATTTCATTCTGCAGCTTACCAAATTTATTGTTGCAACCCATCTAAGAGTGGTGAGTGTCTTCCAGAAAATTATTTTCGAAATTAATTTAGTGCATTCCAAAAAGTAAAATCCAGAATAATGggtgtagaaaaaaaattgttaaggtGCAAGAAACTGCCCTCATTTTGTGTGTGTAGTTTTTACTGCccatataataattttcttgaaaCTGTTTCTTAAGAGTGGAAGGGAAGTTGCTAAAACATTCTTATGACATTTGAagctatttatttatctttttttaaatcttttacaCGTAGCTGCAgcttaaaaataacaagatATTTCTCcgacattataataataaaaaaatttattatgttctCTAACTAAATCTAAATTAgaatctataaaattataaactacttaaattctttaaaaaaacaatatcatTGAAATACAAATACAAGGAACACAAAACACATTTCTTTACTACAAAGAACTCAAATAAACTACCACAGATGTTGAGAAAATTaggataaaattgaacataGCTCAACTCTTAAGATTGGTACCATGTTCATAAGTACCTATAGgaacatatatataaagtaacAGCTAATTTGACAGTTGGCATCATCCCAAACAAACAAGTTACACAGTGAAGAAGACTGGAACACTAAAACTAAAAACTAGTTTGCCCCCAACCTGAACATGATAACTGCTGAGCCACAtgataaaccattttttttcttacatgtGGTTTGGGTTGCCCGTAGTTGAAATAAAAAGTCCCACATGTAAGGACATTTCCTCAGCCTCTTATTTGTCGTGTGTTGTAGGATTTGCAGTTTAAGCACTTATGGGCAACAAGATGGTATTGGACGTGAGAAGTTTTAGTACAATCATTGCAAAGGATCCAAATCTGTAGAGAGAATATCACCTTTAGTTCTTCACAAATCAAAAGGTCAGGTAACTTATCTGTAGTATTCAATTCACAACAAATTTCTAAAAGTTTAACTACTGATTCATTATACAACCTTTACCCTCTACTGATCAGATTAAAATTAAGACCCGGATCTAAGATCCTAAGTTAACTGAGGACAAGTCAAATGTTAACGAGGACAAGTCAAACGGTGAGGTGTATTTGTACACTCTCAACTATACCGTTgccaataaattcaaatatataaaactaggagagtaaataattttttttttcaaatacttagtaataattttaaaaacaacaaagacACCTGCACACCCAGGTGTATAGGTAAGTCTGCCACTGCCCTCTATCATTCAGCATCAATAAATCAAGGACTATATATATTTTCGTATAATTTGTTCTTATTACacgaaagcaaaaataaaaataaagatactGACCATTTTGTTCCGATATGCTTCAGGCATTGGTGTAGCAGCAATCTCCATGTCAAACTTCTCCCAAATCATTGACATGTCACAAACTGACTTCGAGCAGAGAGGGCATGCATACCTGATGCAGAATCAAACAAAAAATCAGCTCATATACTGCAATAGGACTTCAAGCACATAGAAGTGCACAAGAGAGGAGAAAAGGCTGTGATACTCACTGGAAATGTTCCCTCATTTCGTTCAGGCAGCTCTTATGTATTGTATGTCCGCAGGGCAAAACAAGGACATCATTCACAGATTCAAACAAATACTGTAATCACCAAATTTGTTGTACTTTTGTCAATTTCAGCAACTCAACAAATTGGGAATAGTCACGGAATACTgaaataaaagatttttaaaatgttacctCGAAACAAATGGGGCAATCGTGATGCATTGCTCCTTCCACACAAGGGTGACTGTTTTTCATCTGAGTTGGATAGCAACAACCTGTGCATAGAATCATGAAAGCATTATCAGTATGTAAATCATTTTGACACCATAGTGTTGACATTTAGTGTTAATTAAAACAACATGGGAAACGAACATATTACTTACCACATCTGTAGCAGTGGAAGACATTTTCACATCCTCCAGTTCTGTATCAAAACATATCCAAATCAATCAGTCTGAGTCTTGatactaaataaaatcaatctcACAGTGCAAAGTACACTGATGAGTCAATCGATATGTAAAGAACACGCACAAGATGCAGTTTTAACCCTTAAGATATAGCTGGGTGGGTGGGGTGGGGGGTTTCAATATTTTAGATAATTCTAACTTCATTCTCACAAAAACTTctataagaaataagaaatttatGCAAAAACTAACTTTCGTTTTAGttcatatttttctctcctaAAAATACAGGTAGAATTCGTCCAAATAGACCCTTAACTCACTTCATACCTGCAAATTCCACAGCCACTGCAATGATATTGCTTCTTAGATACCTGCAGCAGATAAAATGAACAACACAGTTTAATAATGTAACACATTCTGTCTAACATATATGTGAAAAGACTGTCAGCATTACCGAAGAACATGCAACATAATGGAAATCTGGATGCTTAACAGTTCTTATAATCAGTTCAAATCCATCACTAAACCACTTACCTCAGTAGAGAGAATAGAATCTGGCTATTTCGCAGATAGAATAAATAGACAGCTatacataaaacaaattaaaaaaaagttcatgGACTAAGCACTCACATCATCATCAAAGAGCTTACACGTCCCACAGAAGTACTTGCCCATACAAACACCACAGTTAATACAGTTTTGCTGAACCTGGAAGTAACATATATCGACACAAGGAAAAAATACTTTCATGGCATATTCTTAATAATGCAATATCAATATTCATAGTGATCTTATGGACGGTTTGACAAACAATGCATGAATAATTCAGTAGTTTCAACTTTAAGGGCACATTACCCGGTCATATCTAGAAGATTGTAACAAAACTAGTAACTGTTTACACTTTGCCTACACCATCTAAAAGATATTTCATAAAGTAAAAAGCTATAAAATTCCTCTCAAGAATGTGTCGTTCTGTTTCTTTCTAGGCATGTGAGCGCTCTTGCGTACTCACATGCAGATCCTGCAGAGATTATCTCCCAGGAAGTACCAACACATCTTACTAATACCCTGGCCCCCGGAAACCTCTTATACAGAAgaggaataaagaaataaacaaacacCTATTCTTGGTTAAATACTCTCTAGATACTGctatcactaaaattaaataagaagaaattaaaagaatagcTTAATATTTGTACGACTAAACtagttattttaactattaataaatatgttatgttatgaTTTTTGTCGTGTTAATTATATACTACCCATAGTCCTTAATATGAAGGATACTTTAGCAGAAATCGGTGTTCCTATTGTACAGATGATTTCATAATTTCTACAaacattaaatttcttttccttatttgttcttattaaatattatgaatgaatATGTGTATTCTTTTAATAGTGAAGGTAAATTTGGTACGTTGATAactgaattaattatttttattggtcAATGTGATTATGATAGAAGTGACTTATACCAAGGACTGGAAGGATTATATACCATGGTGTCactatatcttatattttagatattagTTATGTCCAGGTGCCTGTCACAACAGGAGGTGCTTCATAGGTCATCATTACTctattatttgataaaacttatttaatcggCTAATCAAGTGTTAAATCTTGCATTACCATTAACATTACATTGTGGAAGATTACACTGAAAGATAACAAGAAAATCTAAACTCACCTCTTGTTCGGTCTCACAAAGTGAACATATGACCTGCATTTGTCGAGTTACTAATTAGCAATGCTTCAAGAGTGAAACAACAAAGGGAAATGGAGCACGGAATAGCGGATATCCAAATAagttatgttaaaataaataaggatACCTGTTTAACTTGATGCCGGGGAATATCGTGTCTGTGCTTCTGATCAATGTCGatattattctagaaaataaCACAGcaccaaaaattaaaaggaatgcTAAACATAAAGGTTATGTTTTGATACAGAACTGGAGTCACCTTGCAAATAGTTTATACGAAAGGATCACACATTAAAAAAGTAAGTTGAATTTACTGACATTTGCTGTTCAAGTTTACAGAACCTTTTCTCGTAGGCAGGGCCACAAAATGGCCCCAAAATAAATGGGCTAGAAAAATTGAAATCAGTATTCGTGTGGTTCTATGCATATTGCCTTAAttacaagaaaacaaaagaaaaagagagaaaggtttCCTAATTCTGAAATAGGATGGAAACTATAATTTATGTCAAAAGGACAACAAGCGTAGATAAAGTATTTGAATGAAAACAACCATAGCGAAATACTAGGATAATACTAGGATGGGAAATTAACTCACTTTTGCTTCATTGTGACAATGGCGGCAGCTAAAAATCTCATTGCAACAGGGGGCCCTAATACGGCATCTTCTCCGGTAATGTTGACATCTGCAGAAGAAACCAGTGTCTTTTACGAAAAGAAAAGGGAACGCAAAAATGTAGATAGAAATAGTGTGGGAACATAGAATTTACCCATATTCCATATATCCTCTCTCACGCAAATTATTGATCTTTTGGTGATCTGTTGATTGACTTGATTCTTCTCCAAGTATGCGCTCTTCGTTTGATGGTAGATGATTATACACGTCTTTCTCAGTCACATGCTTCGTGTCCTTGCAGTCAAGCTGCAGAGACTCAGTGTGCAATACTGCCACCACTCCCATGATGCTAGCTATCTTCAGATAAGATTAAAAGCTATCAAGAAGCAGAAGTAAGCTTGATGATCTGCATGCAAGAAAGTATTTAGAAATAAGCCCAAAACTTCTACAAGTCATATGTTGTCGCCCCCATCAAACCAGGTAAACACTGAATGCACTGTTGCTCTCTTCTACACTGCTGAAGATCAATTGAAAGCAGCAACAACAAAATTGAATTCAGGTTGGCCAGCTTCAATCAGTAATACTCCAAGAGGGAACACACCAAAACAAGAGCATACACAATAATTCTACATAAACCAATAGATTGCAACCAACACAATGATCACTTGATTTCTTGAAGAACTTCTGGAATCAAGTCGAAGAACTTCTTGAATCAAGTCCCAGTATACTGGAGCCAAGCAATAGACAACCCAACTATGTTTAGAGCAATAAATCACTCGACCAAAAATGCCTTCCAAATATGAAGATGGAGTAATATGTCTTAATTTTATTCTCCATGGAGGACCGAGCCTTCCTTACTTGGCGGTTCTGCACGACTCCTCCAAGAACTGAAACTTACCAAAAGCAAATACTTAAAAggttattttttcaattggtCCCTAACTTGCTAAACTTTTCTGCGTGAGTCCTCCAAAAACTGAAATTTACCATGGTATATTTTACTAACTATCAGGATACATTTGGAAGAACAATTTAATCAAGTTTCTAACATGTTTATTAAATGGCAGCTTAGTTATACAAAACATAACCGCAAATTTAGGccaaaaaacttattttgaaaaatttgctCATAAAACCTTTTCAGCTGAAAAAACTTCCAAAGTCACAAGACCAAATAAAC
Encoded here:
- the LOC114196012 gene encoding probable E3 ubiquitin-protein ligase RZFP34 isoform X2; this translates as MGVVAVLHTESLQLDCKDTKHVTEKDVYNHLPSNEERILGEESSQSTDHQKINNLRERGYMEYGCQHYRRRCRIRAPCCNEIFSCRHCHNEAKNNIDIDQKHRHDIPRHQVKQVICSLCETEQEVQQNCINCGVCMGKYFCGTCKLFDDDVSKKQYHCSGCGICRTGGCENVFHCYRCGCCYPTQMKNSHPCVEGAMHHDCPICFEYLFESVNDVLVLPCGHTIHKSCLNEMREHFQYACPLCSKSVCDMSMIWEKFDMEIAATPMPEAYRNKMIWILCNDCTKTSHVQYHLVAHKCLNCKSYNTRQIRG
- the LOC114196012 gene encoding probable E3 ubiquitin-protein ligase RZFP34 isoform X1 — its product is MILWTIASIMGVVAVLHTESLQLDCKDTKHVTEKDVYNHLPSNEERILGEESSQSTDHQKINNLRERGYMEYGCQHYRRRCRIRAPCCNEIFSCRHCHNEAKNNIDIDQKHRHDIPRHQVKQVICSLCETEQEVQQNCINCGVCMGKYFCGTCKLFDDDVSKKQYHCSGCGICRTGGCENVFHCYRCGCCYPTQMKNSHPCVEGAMHHDCPICFEYLFESVNDVLVLPCGHTIHKSCLNEMREHFQYACPLCSKSVCDMSMIWEKFDMEIAATPMPEAYRNKMIWILCNDCTKTSHVQYHLVAHKCLNCKSYNTRQIRG